A portion of the Leifsonia sp. EB41 genome contains these proteins:
- the kdpA gene encoding potassium-transporting ATPase subunit KdpA, whose translation MGTFWLFVAQLATLVLLLALAYRPLGDYLARVFTTDKDLAAERGVYRLIGIDPRSEQSWPAYLRGVLAFSVVGILIVYGLQRLQQFLPYSLGFPAVPEGTAFNTAISFVTNTNWQSYSPDVTLGYTVQFAALVVQNFVSAAVGIAVAVALVRGFAARRSGGAFTQAGIGNFWVDLIRGTGRVLLPLALVSAVVLIAGGVIQNVGGFDTVHTIAGATQSIPGGPVASQEAIKLLGTNGGGFFNVNSAHPFENPTAWTNLVEIFLMLVIPFSLPRTFGTMVGDKRQGYAILATMGSLFLVSLVAMTLFEVGGSMEGKETVFGALGSTLFNTTSTVTSTGAVNSMLDSYTPLGGMMAMINMMLGETVPGGVGSGLYGILVIAVIAVFLAGLMVGRTPEYLGKKLGPREIKLASLYILTTPAIVLLGTGLSFAVPAIRADVEKTSILNPGLHGFSEVLYAFTSAANNNGSAFAGLTAATPWFNTALGVAMFLGRFVPIVFVLALAGSLAAQNKVPATAGTLPTHRPLFVGLMAGTILLVSALTYFPVLALGPLAEGLH comes from the coding sequence ATGGGGACGTTCTGGTTGTTCGTCGCGCAGCTCGCGACCCTCGTCCTCCTGCTCGCCCTCGCCTACCGCCCGCTCGGCGACTACCTCGCGCGCGTCTTCACGACCGACAAGGACCTCGCCGCCGAGCGCGGCGTCTACCGGCTGATCGGCATCGACCCGCGGTCGGAGCAGTCCTGGCCCGCTTACCTGCGCGGCGTGCTCGCGTTCTCCGTGGTCGGCATCCTGATCGTCTACGGGCTCCAGCGGCTGCAGCAGTTCCTGCCGTACAGCCTCGGCTTCCCGGCTGTCCCCGAGGGCACGGCGTTCAACACCGCCATCTCGTTCGTGACCAACACGAACTGGCAGTCGTACTCCCCCGACGTGACCCTCGGCTACACGGTGCAGTTCGCCGCGCTCGTCGTGCAGAACTTCGTGTCCGCCGCGGTCGGCATCGCCGTCGCGGTCGCCCTGGTCCGCGGGTTCGCGGCCCGCCGTAGCGGCGGCGCGTTCACCCAGGCCGGGATCGGCAACTTCTGGGTCGACCTGATCCGCGGCACGGGCCGCGTCCTTCTGCCCCTGGCCCTGGTCTCGGCCGTGGTGCTCATCGCCGGCGGCGTCATCCAGAACGTCGGCGGCTTCGACACGGTGCACACGATCGCGGGAGCGACGCAGTCCATCCCCGGCGGGCCGGTGGCCTCCCAGGAGGCGATCAAACTGCTCGGCACGAACGGCGGCGGCTTCTTCAACGTCAACTCGGCGCACCCGTTCGAGAACCCGACGGCCTGGACGAACCTCGTCGAGATCTTCCTCATGCTCGTGATCCCGTTCTCGCTGCCCCGCACGTTCGGAACGATGGTCGGCGACAAGCGCCAGGGCTACGCGATCCTGGCGACGATGGGCTCGCTGTTCCTGGTCTCGCTCGTCGCCATGACGCTGTTCGAGGTGGGCGGGTCGATGGAGGGCAAGGAGACCGTCTTCGGCGCCCTCGGCTCCACGCTGTTCAACACGACCTCGACCGTCACGTCGACCGGCGCGGTGAACTCGATGCTCGACAGCTACACCCCGCTCGGCGGGATGATGGCGATGATCAACATGATGCTCGGCGAGACCGTGCCGGGCGGCGTCGGCTCGGGACTGTACGGCATCCTCGTCATCGCGGTCATCGCGGTGTTCCTCGCCGGGCTGATGGTCGGCCGCACCCCCGAGTACCTCGGCAAGAAGCTCGGCCCGCGCGAGATCAAGCTCGCGAGCCTCTACATCCTGACCACCCCGGCGATCGTGCTGCTGGGCACCGGGCTGAGCTTCGCCGTCCCGGCGATCCGCGCGGACGTGGAGAAGACCTCCATCCTCAACCCGGGGCTGCACGGCTTCAGCGAGGTGCTCTACGCGTTCACCTCGGCGGCGAACAACAACGGCTCGGCCTTCGCCGGGCTCACGGCGGCCACACCCTGGTTCAACACGGCGCTCGGCGTCGCGATGTTCCTCGGCCGGTTCGTGCCGATCGTCTTCGTGCTCGCGCTGGCCGGCTCGCTCGCCGCCCAGAACAAGGTCCCGGCGACCGCCGGCACGCTCCCCACGCACCGCCCGCTCTTCGTCGGGCTGATGGCCGGCACCATCCTGCTGGTCTCCGCACTCACCTACTTCCCCGTTCTCGCGCTGGGTCCCCTGGCGGAAGGGCTGCACTGA